A genomic stretch from Antarcticibacterium flavum includes:
- a CDS encoding HipA family kinase, whose protein sequence is MSQHELRTVTVTRYITPLREGGSLPALAEADDDFKYVLKFRGAGHGVKALIAELIGGEIARVLGLKVPELVFANLDEAFGRTEGDEEIQDLLQGSQGLNLALHFLSGAITFDPVVTLVDPALASKIVWLDAFITNVDRTFRNTNMLIWNKELWLIDHGAALYFHHSWTNHEKQAKSPFALIKDHVLLPQATQLEEADKEAKTLLTEDRIREIINLIPDTWLEWEGYDESAQELREAYTRFLLTRLAHTENFIKEAQDAGKALI, encoded by the coding sequence ATGAGTCAGCACGAATTGAGGACGGTTACTGTCACAAGATATATCACGCCGTTAAGGGAAGGCGGCTCCCTCCCTGCCCTTGCCGAGGCCGATGATGATTTCAAGTATGTATTGAAATTTCGCGGTGCCGGCCATGGGGTAAAAGCTTTAATAGCTGAATTAATTGGCGGGGAGATCGCCAGGGTACTGGGCCTTAAAGTGCCAGAGCTGGTATTTGCCAACCTGGATGAGGCCTTTGGGCGAACTGAAGGGGATGAGGAGATCCAGGACCTATTACAAGGCAGCCAGGGCCTTAACCTTGCGCTGCACTTCCTTTCAGGAGCTATTACCTTTGATCCCGTTGTAACCCTTGTTGATCCCGCACTTGCTTCCAAAATTGTGTGGCTGGATGCCTTTATCACCAATGTAGACCGCACCTTTAGGAATACCAATATGCTTATCTGGAATAAGGAGCTGTGGCTTATCGACCACGGGGCAGCCCTCTATTTTCACCATTCCTGGACCAACCACGAGAAACAGGCAAAAAGCCCCTTTGCTCTCATCAAGGACCATGTGCTGTTACCGCAGGCAACGCAGCTGGAAGAGGCAGATAAGGAAGCAAAGACCCTACTCACAGAAGATAGGATAAGGGAGATCATCAATTTGATCCCTGATACCTGGCTGGAATGGGAAGGTTATGATGAGAGTGCACAGGAATTAAGGGAAGCTTACACAAGGTTTTTACTAACCCGCCTCGCCCACACAGAAAATTTTATAAAAGAAGCACAGGATGCAGGAAAAGCACTTATATGA